From Thunnus albacares chromosome 22, fThuAlb1.1, whole genome shotgun sequence, the proteins below share one genomic window:
- the LOC122974151 gene encoding CXXC-type zinc finger protein 5-like: protein MSGMTSGVCVESDLSSMLQRSSAPSHHHPNHHGYGGQGQVSSLAPMLDYTTEMDRYRSSIASFYKTNVNMNMNVTNFPQSAKLAARLAAAAPIFPPAATSLGAMATAPWGCHDNMNMNVNMNHPAAMFWGRPKPVATAPTHHHHHHHHHPSATAAGHITSSHPHSTSMHQGGGRSGGGGGGSGGSSEGGGAEKHGHTAPSLPVTQGTAHHHPMAPSNGNFLPGYGGGADCGVMNKQGHAHPDMMGLSEGGSCNGGGVMGGSFLGGLGLPPGVIVMAMGSAGGGISDAGSAFQMTGGQRALTDCQQHANSSPCPSSSSPSSSGVTAGGVALSSSSSSSSGAVAKRKRKRCGVCGPCRRLINCGVCSSCRNRKTGHQICKFRKCEELKKKPGGGGGVLERPPSVPTGEAFRWFF, encoded by the exons ATGTCGGGCATGACGAGCGGCGTGTGCGTGGAGAGCGACCTCTCCTCGATGCTCCAGAGAAGCTCCGCCCCCTCGCACCATCACCCTAATCACCATGGTTACGGCGGACAGGGACAG GTGTCGAGTCTGGCGCCGATGCTGGACTACACCACCGAGATGGACCGTTACCGCTCGTCCATCGCCAGCTTCTACAAAACCAACGTCAACATGAACATGAACGTCACAAACTTCCCTCAGTCGGCCAAACTGGCGGCCCGTTTGGCAGCCGCCGCTCCCATCTTCCCTCCCGCCGCCACCAGTCTGGGCGCCATGGCGACGGCGCCCTGGGGTTGCCACgacaacatgaacatgaacgTGAACATGAACCACCCGGCGGCCATGTTCTGGGGTCGGCCCAAACCGGTGGCGACCGCGCCGAcgcatcaccaccaccaccatcatcaccacccgTCTGCAACGGCGGCGGGTCACATAACCTCCTCGCACCCCCACAGTACCAGCATGCACCAGGGCGGCGGGAGGtcgggagggggaggaggaggaagtggggGGAGCAGTGAGGGGGGAGGAGCTGAAAAACATGGACATACTGCCCCCTCACTTCCTGTCACACAAGGAACAGCACACCATCACCCCATGGCGCCTAGCAACGGAAACTTCCTCCCTGGTTACGGTGGCGGGGCAGACTGTGGCGTCATGAACAAGCAGGGACACGCCCACCCGGACATGATGGGCCTATCAGAGGGAGGGAGCTGCAATGGGGGAGGGGTGATGGGTGGTAGCTTCCTGGGGGGGCTGGGATTACCCCCTGGGGTTATTGTCATGGCGATGGGGTCGGCAGGGGGCGGGATCTCAGACGCCGGCAGCGCCTTCCAGATGACGGGCGGCCAGCGGGCGCTAACAGACTGCCAGCAGCACGCCAACTCCTCcccctgcccctcctcctcctcgccctCATCGTCAGGGGTGACGGCAGGGGGCGTGGCCTTGTCGTCGTCGTCATCGTCGTCGTCGGGGGCCGTGGCCAAGAGAAAGAGGAAGCGGTGCGGCGTGTGCGGGCCGTGCAGGCGGCTGATCAACTGCGGTGTCTGTTCGTCCTGCCGCAACAGGAAGACGGGTCACCAGATCTGCAAGTTCAGGAAGTGTGAAGAGCTGAAGAAGAAGccggggggaggagggggggtgctggag CGGCCGCCCTCCGTCCCGACTGGCGAGGCATTTCGTTGGTTCTTCTAG
- the LOC122974061 gene encoding uncharacterized protein LOC122974061 translates to MPLTVRNSSRRRRKTPSEKLPVMAPTRMKLRVRRRDNAAGAAAGGGVQPEEEEERNRESGGGGRSSSRRKNTSNTSTAAAASSSPPPSSSASTSARAVLASEEASPDSKCPICLDRFNNLAYLDRCLHRFCFPCIQEWSHNKAECPLCKQPFASILHSVRAEDDFKEYTLRPAPANSSVAATVAMVAAMASAARSDHQMRLMLRRHRATDGGESTTRRRRRERGGRGRRAGERTGVWEWYLDSPPLPLPPLPHHHPAVSPVVAEDSEEGEELGQQRARGGADLAERGVIFEGLTGLTGAVAPVAPNDRASRRLMTCLVMRQRLQRLQREGGAVRRVRERETVAFRRALYRSGIRVRGVAGVNGNQGQQQRDITAESFRRTPTYLNRLRPWLRRELTVLYGAHGSLVDIVQRIIMARLARHGLEDTPTIEEELRPFLLARTDHFLHELVSFARSPLSLDNYDLQAVYEPPAAAAAMELDRMSSSTDSSSVIAISEGEEEEEEGRAAGANDDIIQAGSCLSLSAWDDETPGPSYSTAEPSCSLAPLSFSPAPQEAANEGGGEKREEEGEEECLIVGYKKPIAERTPELVQLSSDTEEEEKEKKEEDAAEKPPPLSYLPTIPPSTSAAYREEDDRPKEKDAEAGGRRSWSGSSVRSRDSVCTLSPATPGESERRRRERESWRDRKQPGGGEAAREKRRKKRRRRGREQSRERLRKSGTLYNPNRSIYPAMMRRRSHSPSPFHSSMESGSPLPPSPADSSWEYCCSQISPLTSSVSSPSRSSSSSSSPLCSSPQPSSPPPPQTPPPPSLSPGNPHHGEKPGGKRKYKSRHLDSNDKDPSWRPSGGGGRRRERRKERGEKESRRRGRDRGRRRERARRESAGYSGESSSRRCREDRSPSVEIIYEGTIMADATQPPARKRRRKHRKTQHSSSPVIITLDSDSSHDDDHNKIINSSSSSPLSSQQTVDFSDLPPLPLVHSVGVGGAMDAEIGELPVDILDRGSDGSETEPAGRSKAADPVASDNSDRDVDVENIEDSGSLLGCDDDDDDDKEPPSIMHGPIRKAETKTTGSQPAGENKATSVIVDGGTEAGVRVSTSDSHLLATILNDLEGIAAPKCDLSSNFEPKCSSDTRKKSFRDRCEGRQAETRHPDFPEERWRNDGRDQSQGFDLPPCHASFPPPPPLQRLKECGVKEDRDVPPLLKQAIPVQSHNRNTPPPLKHKDAGSPHLSPISPIDLNSPDTEPVGVNSPFDSNTNPTASHVDSRLAAKDDQAIPPISTLKKHFTSALALRRETAPTSSIAAIDMHSSCSFATVDSRSTAPSNVGASTIIGIHSMSHKSPVDFHSSSGSNADRLPHLDFNSFPSSQLHSSRAGAKEKPSSGHKSSPIELHPVNSLSPVDFHSAKTGWSKERPAHTDSTSRGCRNTTLSSNSCRVAPVDLNPSSSVSAEDTPAGSDVFSGADSNDTSPPVCVSSIDSRTLNPPSPIASHSSSNREKLSERLSLSRVRSVPSTSPSGRLSPIDVRSRSPKSPGDLYSSRAASEGPTDSKSVVNHEDRSPRGHLPPVNSHSLSFARTTIDGHFNHTAFSPTENSVTSQTPQRECSSESEPPVEPHSKLLHATDSDSKPHNHFDPSSNPQFPIDPSPKHRLPVDSQPSVDSHSKNSRRDFQLHTDNHITSSPESVENQWNSSVDAHSHTQSPIDEHSANTVWNTHTRSAT, encoded by the exons ATGCCGCTCACGGTGCGGAATTCTAGCCGGAGGAGGAGAAAAACCCCGAGTGAGAAGCTCCCG gtgatGGCGCCCACACGGATGAAACTGCGCGTTCGTCGCCGTGACAACGCGGccggagctgcagcaggaggaggcGTCCAGccggaggaggaagaggagaggaaccGAGagagcggcggcggcggccgcagcagcagcaggaggaagaaCACCAGCAACACTTCgaccgccgccgccgcctcctcgtctcctcctccctcctcctccgcctccacCTCGGCGCGGGCGGTGCTGGCGTCGGAGGAGGCGTCGCCAGACTCCAAGTGTCCGATCTGCCTGGACCGCTTCAACAACCTGGCGTACCTGGACCGCTGCCTGCACCGCTTCTGCTTCCCCTGCATCCAGGAGTGGTCGCACAACAAGGCGGAGTGTCCGCTCTGCAAGCAGCCGTTCGCCTCCATCCTGCACTCCGTCCGCGCCGAGGACGACTTCAAGGAGTACACGCTGCGGCCGGCGCCCGCCAACAGCAGCGTCGCCGCCACGGTCGCCATGGTGGCGGCCATGGCGTCAGCGGCGAGGAGCGACCATCAGATGAGGCTGATGCTGAGGAGGCACAGAGCGACCGACGGCGGGGAAAGCACGACGAGGAGGCGGAGACGGGAGAGAGGCGGGAGAGGCAGGAGGGCGGGCGAGAGGACGGGGGTGTGGGAGTGGTACCTGgattctcctcctcttcctctccctcctcttcctcatcaccATCCCGCCGTCTCTCCCGTCGTGGCGGAGGACAGCGAGGAGGGCGAGGAGCTGGGGCAGCAGAGGGCGAGGGGAGGGGCCGACCTGGCGGAGCGCGGGGTGATCTTCGAGGGTCTGACGGGTCTCACGGGGGCGGTGGCTCCCGTGGCGCCGAACGACCGGGCGTCACGGCGGCTGATGACGTGTCTGGTGATGAGGCAGCGGCTGCAGCGGCTGCAGAGGGAAGGCGGCGCCGTGCGgcgggtgagagagagagagacggtggCCTTCCGCCGCGCCCTCTACCGCAGCGGGATACGGGTCCGCGGGGTCGCCGGGGTCAACGGTAACCAGGGGCAGCAGCAGCGTGACATCACAGCAGAGAGCTTCCGCCGGACCCCCACCTACCTGAACAGGCTCCGCCCCTGGCTGCGGCGAGAGCTCACGGTGCTGTACGGCGCGCACGGCTCGCTGGTCGACATCGTCCAGCGCATCATCATGGCGCGGCTCGCCCGCCACGGCCTGGAGGACACGCCCACGATCGAGGAGGAGCTGCGGCCGTTCCTATTGGCTCGCACCGACCACTTCCTGCACGAGCTGGTCAGCTTCGCCCGCTCGCCGCTCAGCCTGGACAACTACGACCTGCAGGCGGTGTACGAGCCGCcggccgccgccgccgccatgGAGCTGGACAGGATGAGCAGCTCCACCGACAGCAGCTCCGTCATCGCCATCTCGGAgggcgaggaagaggaggaggaggggcgggCAGCCGGCGCTAACGACGACATCATCCAAGCAGGAAGTTGTCTCAGTCTGTCGGCCTGGGACGACGAAACGCCGGGCCCCTCCTACTCCACCGCCGAGCCGTCGTGTTCGTTGGCCCCGCTGTCGTTTAGCCCCGCCCCCCAGGAGGCGGCCAATgaggggggaggagagaagCGGGAGGAGGAGGGCGAGGAGGAGTGTCTGATCGTCGGATACAAGAAGCCGATAGCGGAGCGAACTCCCGAGCTGGTTCAGCTGTCCTCCGACAccgaagaagaggagaaggagaagaaggaggaggacgcGGCGgagaaacccccccccctctcttaTTTACCCACAATCCCTCCCTCCACGTCGGCCGCCTACAGAGAGGAAGACGACAGGCCGAAGGAGAAAGACGCGGAGGCCGGCGGGCGCCGCTCGTGGTCGGGCAGCTCGGTGAGAAGCCGGGACTCGGTGTGCACGCTCAGCCCGGCGACGCCCGGGGAGAGCGAGCGGCGGcggcgggagagagagagctggagagacaGGAAGCAGCCGGGTGGCGGCGAGGCGgcgagagagaagaggaggaagaagaggaggaggagagggcgGGAGCAGAGTCGCGAGCGGCTGAGGAAGAGCGGCACGCTTTATAACCCCAACCGCTCCATTTATCCCGCCATGATGCGCCGCCGCTCACACTCGCCCTCGCCGTTCCACTCCAGCATGGAGTCCGGCTCGCCGCTGCCTCCCAGCCCGGCGGATTCCAGCTGGGAATACTGCTGCTCCCAGATCTCCCCTCTCACCTCCTCCGTCTCCTCGCCCTcacgctcctcctcctcctcctcctcgccccTCTGCTCCTCCCCGCAGCCGTCGTCACCGCCGCCGCCACAGACGCCGCCTCCGCCCTCGCTCTCCCCCGGCAACCCTCACCACGGGGAGAAACCCGGCGGGAAGAGGAAATACAAGAGCCGCCACCTGGACAGCAACGACAAGGACCCGAGCTGGAGGCcgagcggcggcggcggccgGCGGcgggagaggagaaaggagcgCGGCGAGAAGGAGAGCAGGAGGCGCggcagagacagagggaggaggagggagagagcgagGAGGGAGAGCGCCGGCTACAGCGGGGAGAG cagcagcaggaggtgcCGAGAAGACCGGAGTCCCAGCGTGGAGATCATCTACGAGGGAACCATCATGGCCGACGCGACGCAACCTCCAGCACGCAAACGCCGCAGGAAACACCGCAAGACACAACACAGCAg TTCTCCGGTCATCATCACCCTCGACAGCGACAGCAGCCACGACGACGACCACAACAAGatcatcaacagcagcagcagcagtccgCTCAGCAGCCAGCAGACCGTCGACTTCTCGGACCTTCCTCCCCTCCCGTTGGTGCATTCGGTCGGTGTGGGCGGGGCCATGGACGCGGAAATCGGCGAGCTTCCCGTCGACATCCTGGACAGAGGGTCCGACGGGTCGGAGACGGAGCCGGCGGGCAGATCCAAAGCTGCAGATCCCGTCGCCAGTGACAACAGCGATCGTGACGTGGACGTGGAGAACATCGAGGACAGCGGTTCACTGCTGGGatgcgatgatgatgatgatgatgataaagaaCCACCGTCTATCATGCATGGACCAATCAGAAAGGCTGAAACAAAGACGACTGGCTCTCAGCCAGCGGGAGAGAACAAAGCTACTTCAGTTATAGTAGATGGTGGAACTGAGGCGGGGGTTCGGGTCTCGACCTCTGACAGCCATCTACTAGCAACGATCCTCAACGACCTGGAGGGAATCGCTGCTCCTAAATGTGACCTTTCATCAAACTTTGAGCCCAAATGTTCATCTGACACCAGAAAAAAGAGTTTTAGGGATCGTTGCGAGGGACGCCAGGCTGAAACAAGACATCCGGATTTCCCTGAAGAGCGATGGCGTAACGACGGCAGAGACCAAAGTCAGGGTTTTGACTTGCCGCCATGTCACGCCTCCTTCCCCCCGCCGCCTCCTCTGCAGCGACTGAAGGAGTGCGGGGTCAAAGAGGACAGGGACGTCCCTCCACTCCTCAAACAGGCCATCCCCGTTCAGTCGCACAACCGCAACACGCCGCCGCCATTAAAACACAAGGATGCCGGGAGTCCACACCTGTCCCCCATCTCACCCATTgacctgaactcacctgacaCTGAACCGGTCGGTGTAAATTCTCCCTTTGACTCGAATACAAATCCCACCGCGTCCCATGTTGACTCCCGTTTGGCTGCTAAAGACGACCAGGCCATCCCTCCCATTTCAACgctgaaaaaacatttcaccAGCGCTTTGGCTTTAAGGAGAGAGACGGCCCCTACGAGCAGCATCGCAGCCATTGACATGCATTCGTCCTGTAGTTTCGCAACTGTTGACTCCCGTTCGACTGCTCCTTCTAACGTCGGAGCGTCGACCATCATCGGCATCCATTCCATGAGCCACAAATCTCCCGTTGACTTCCATTCTTCTTCTGGGTCAAATGCGGACCGCTTACCGCATCTTGACTTCAATTCTTTTCCATCTTCACAGTTACATTCCAGCCGTGCTGGCGCAAAGGAAAAACCTTCATCTGGACATAAGTCGTCACCCATTGAGTTGCATCCTGTGAATTCTTTATCTCCCGTTGATTTCCATTCAGCCAAAACTGGCTGGTCCAAAGAGAGACCAGCTCACACCGACTCTACCTCCAGAGGTTGCCGGAATACGACTCTTAGCTCGAATTCCTGTCGGGTAGCACCCGTCGACCTCAATCCTTCCAGCAGCGTCTCTGCTGAAGACACGCCGGCAGGAAGTGATGTTTTCTCAGGAGCCGACTCTAACGACACATCAcctcctgtttgtgtttcatccATTGACTCCAGGACTCTAAACCCCCCCTCACCCATTGCCTCCCACTCATCCAGTAACAGAGAGAAACTGTCAGAAAGGCTTTCACTGTCCAGAGTTAGATCAGTGCCATCAACGAGTCCCAGCGGCAGGTTGTCACCCATTGATGTCCGTTCTAGGAGTCCTAAATCTCCTGGTGACCTTTACTCCTCCCGTGCAGCTTCAGAGGGACCGACAGACAGTAAGTCAGTAGTCAATCATGAGGATAGATCGCCTCGTGGTCACCTGCCACCTGTTAACTCACATTCTCTCAGCTTTGCTCGCACCACGATTGACGGACACTTCAACCACACGGCCTTCTCTCCCACCGAAAACAGCGTTACCTCGCAAACACCACAGAGAGAGTGCAGTTCTGAGTCCGAACCTCCCGTTGAACCCCACTCAAAACTTCTGCACGCCACTGACTCTGATTCCAAACCTCACAACCACTTCGATCCCAGTTCCAACCCACAGTTCCCCATCGATCCCAGCCCGAAACACCGTCTCCCCGTTGACTCTCAGCCATCCGTCGACTCTCATTCGAAAAACTCCCGGAGAGACTTTCAGCTCCACACAGACAATCACATCACATCTTCCCCCGAATCCGTGGAGAACCAGTGGAACTCCTCCGTCGAcgctcattcacacactcagtCGCCCATTGACGAACACTCAGCCAACACTGTCTGGAACACACATACGCGCTCCGCCACGTAG